TTCGCCGGCCACCAGCCTCATAATACTGCGCAAGCCCATTTTCATCCTGCTGATGGTGCCACCCCGGCCGGCCCACCGAATTTACACCATTATACGGATTCAACTAACGCGAACCCCCCTGACGCACCGTGGACGCGTAAGCGGACGTGGACATGGCCTTGGTTTTGTGCAGTAAGTTGTAATAACGCGCCCTGAGCGCGTTATCTCCGATCGAATTTATAGTCTCGGCAAAAAATAGCGTGCTCTGGAAGCACTATATCCGCAGCTTGGGTCAATAACGAGGTGTGAACGCGCTATTTTGATAAGTTTCAGTGAATAACGCGCCACGAGCGCGTTATCTCCACTTGAACGTGTTTCGGGCAGGGTGAATAACGCGTTCCCGGCTCGCTATCGGCGGGCAAACTGCCCCCCGGTGCCAAAGTCAGAAGGTGCAATGGAATCTGGAGGTTATCGCCTAGGGGTCACGCCCCCATGCTAAACCTAGCTTATTTGACCCTGTGGGTTCCGTGGCCATCCTAAATGCAGCTTGCGTTGAACCTGGTAAACCATATGGCGCAGGTCACAGCTTCCGCTTGACAACAAGTGCAAAGCGTTGTATAACCATACAAAATCACAATAATTTGATACGTTACAGCAATGATGGAGAACAACAAGTGCACGAGTGTCGTTCGTCCAGAGAGTGAGGATGGTCACGCTGTAAATCCTCACCGAACGTGAAGTATTTGTTCCCGCCTCCATCGCTTTCCGTGAAAAGCGGAACGGACCTGCCGTTACCTGGTTTGAGTGGGTGTGCAATTCACCGCGTATATTTGACGTGAATGCATACTTATGAAGGTGGTACCGCGGAAATAGCCTTTCGTCCTTCGAGGATGAAGGGCTTTTTATGTTTTCACTGACTGTGGCTGCAGGGTGCCTTTCTGGGCAATTCTCACGGTAAGGTTGAACTGGCTGGCGAAATGGGGGGTGATTTCGATTCGAGAGCAGACTACGGGGGCTCAAAGGTCCGGCGCACCGGCTGAGCAGACTACGGGAAATCAGAAGGCCGTTGCCAAGGCCGGCAAAGTGAGAAGGATGGTCGTCAAAATCGGATCGAGCTCAATCACCGATGAAGATGGTCGGCTGTCGGTGGAGAAACTTGAGCGCATCGTCCGGCAAATTGCCGTGATTCAAACTTCGGGCATGTGGCAGGTGGTGCTCGTGTCATCCGGCGCGGTGGCGGCAGGGCTTGGTAAACTTGGTTGGCGCAGATGGAACATCACGATGCCAGAAAAGCAAGCCGCGGCGTCCGTGGGACAAGGACTTCTCATGCACACGTATGAACAGCTCTTTCACAGCCACGGTATCGCGATTGGACAGGTATTGTTGACGAAGTCCGATATTGAGGACAGGTCGCGTTTCGTCCACGTCCGGAACACGCTGATGACCCTCCTTCGCCACGGCATTGTCCCGGTTGTCAATGAAAACGATACGGTGGCGGTTGACGAGATCCGGTTTGGTGACAACGATACGCTCGCGGGACTCGTGGCGCTTGTTACAGAGGCAGAGGAACTCATCCTCCTCACGGATATTGACGGGCTCTACACGGGCAACCCGAGCACAGACCCGTCCGCGGTGCGGCTTTCGGACGTGTTCGAAATAACCCGCGAGATGGAAGGCTGGGCGTCTGGTGCGGGAAGCAGTGTCGGAACAGGCGGCATGCGGACCAAGATTGCCGCGGCTAAAATCGCCGTCGCAGGGGGCTGCAATGTCGTAGTTGCCGCTGCCGCTGAAGCTGAGGTGCTGCAAAAGATTGTGGCGGGGCAGCATGCATCGATAGGCACTCGTTTTCATGCAAAGTCTGTCCCCGTGTCGCTGCGTAAGGCGTGGTTGATGCACGGATCGAGATCGGAAGGAAAAGTCTCCATCGACGCTGGGGCAGTTCAGGCGCTCACAGAAAATGCTGCGAGCCTGCTGCTTCCAGGTGTGACTGGCGTCGCGGGAGAATTTCGTGAGGGAGCGACGGTGGATTTGGTGGGCCCTGACGGTGAAATGGTCGCGCGCGGCATCGTCAGCTTTGCAGCGAGGGACCTCCACCTACTCTTGGCTCGGCAACAAAGCGGAGAAAAATTGCACGACCTCCAGGAAGTCGTCCATCGCAACGATATGGCGTTTCAAGCCTAGGCACTGATGCAGCAGAATCTCAAGATGCAAAGGAGATGACAATCTGATGAAAGACTTGGAGCAGGCGGCTGGGTTGCGCGAGCATGTGTACGCGAAGTTGTATGCTGCGAAAGCCAGTTCTACTGTACTTGGCCTTGCACCGGCGCAAACAAAGAATGCGGCGCTTGAACAGATGGCCCAGGCTCTCTGGCGAAACCGAGAGACCATTCTAGTGGCAAACCAGCAGGACGTCTTCGAGGCACAGGCGCAGGATGCTACGGATGCACGCGTGGACCGTTTGAGGTTAACGGAAGAGCGCATCATGCAGATGATGGAGGGACTACGTCAGTTGATTCAACAGGCCGATCCCGTTGGCGATGTCCTCGAAACCACTCGTCGTCCAAATGGACTCGAGATTTCAAAGATACGCGTACCCATGGGCGTGATTGCAATGGTCTATGAGGCACGGCCCAATGTCACGGTGGACGCTGCGGGACTCGCCATCAAAACTGGCAATGCAATCGTGCTGCGCGGTGGACGAGAGGCCTTGCAGTCAAACCGAGCCCTTGTTGCTGCGTTGCATGAAGCGCTAGCAGCCGCTCATCTACCCGTGGATGCGCTGCAGTTGATTGAACGGATGGAGCATGAAGCGGTGGACATTCTCATAAAGGCGCGTGGCCTGGTCAATTTGGCTATTCCCCGCGGTGGCGCCGGACTCATCCAACGGGTCGTGGAAGGAGCCCGAGTGCCGGTCATCGAGACTGGCGTCGGGAACTGCCACGTTTACGTAGACGCCGCTGCCGATGTGGATAAGGCCATTCCCATTGTCCAAAACGCCAAAGTGCAGCGTCCATCTGTCTGCAACGCGATGGAGACATTGCTCGTCCATGAGGCGGTGGCGAGTGCGTTCTTGCCACCAATGGTAGAGCGTCTGTTAGCAGATGGCGTCCGTATTCACGCCTGCCCGCGCACGCTTGCTGTGCTGCGTCAGACCGGGGTGATGCCTGCCACGCTTGGCGCGTCAGCTTCTGCTGACGGAGAGAACCAGACTGGCAGCCAAGCTGGCAGCCAAGCTGGCACCCAAGCTGGCACCCAAGCTGGCACCCAAGCAGGCACCCAAGCAGGAGCAGGAATCCGCATTATTGCAAGCATCACGGAGGCCTCCGAGGTCGACTTTGAAACGGAGTACCTTGCTCTTGATGTGGCGGTGAAGATGGTTGACAACCTCGATGAGGCGATGAGCCATATCGCGCGATATGGTACCGAGCACTCGGAAGTTATCGTCACAGAGGACCCTGAAGCTGCAAACCTGTTTCTCTCGACGGTGGATGCAGCCGTTGTTTACCACAATGCTTCGACCCGGTTTACGGACGGCTTTGAGTTTGGGTATGGCGCGGAGATTGGAATATCGACGCAAAAGCTGCATGCACGTGGTCCGATGGGGTTGCGCGAATTAACGACGTACAAGTTTGTCGTACGCGGGGACGGCCAAGTGCGCGAATAATAGTCCGTGGGTGGTTGTCTATGCCGTGCGAATCATGTCATACTGCTTGCAGTAATGATGAATCTTGCGGCGATTCATACGATTCATACAACAATTCTGTTACGAAAATTGGTAGGGTATAAAACGTAAACTAGCTGAGAGAGTGTGAAGGCCGATATCATGACGCATTATTTGAGTACTATGTCGACGGTTGTCGTTCCAATCATCATTGTCTGCGTCATTGGCATCGTCATGCAGAGAATTAGACCTGTTGAAACGGCAAGTCTCGCCAGCATCAGCTTATTCGTCCTAGCCCCGGCACTAGTCATTGTCGTGTTGTCTGATTCTCATTTGAATGGGCAAAATGTCATCCAAATCGCCCTGTTCACGCTGCTTCAAGGCGCCATGACCTGGTTGGTTGCAAAGTTCACAGCCAAGTTGTTTCGCATGAAGGGCAGCAGTGAATCGGCGTTGGCACTGACAACCATGTTCTCCAACTCAAACAATTACGGCCTGCCAGTCCTTTTGCTTGCCTACGGGCATACAGGGTTGGTGAACGGGGCGACATACGTCATTGGTCAGATCATTATCGTGAATACTGTCGGACTGTATGTTGCTTCGCGGTCTCAAGTTTCGCCAAAAGACGCCTTCGCACAGGTGATGAAGGCGCCGCTGATTTACGCAGTCATCGTCGGTGTAGTCTTGTATTTTGCTCACTTGCATCTGCCGAGTTCAATCGGCAACGGTCTATCTCTCTTAAGCAACGCCTACCCAGGTCTCGTTTTACTCATCCTTGGCATGCAGTTAGGACGGATTAAGTCCTGGATTGTCAGGAGTAAGGAAGTCTGGATTGCGGTCGTCCTCCGCGTGGCCATTGTCCCTTTGCTTTCAGAAGCTGCCATCCTGATTCTTCATATTCATGGAATTCTTGCTGCCATTTTACTTGTACAATCGAGCATGCCAGCAGCCGTGAATGCGATTATCCTTGCCAGCAAATACGGGAGTGACGAGGAGATGGTGACGTTGACCGTGGCACTTACCACCATCATCAGCTTCGTGACGCTGCCGGCGCTCATCGCTCTCGCATGAGGTGGTGCCCGCTTTGTTCGCCCGAGGGATGGTCCACGGACGGATCGGTATCAACTGTTCATTTGTCCCGCCTGTGTTCTCGAAGCTCTTCAATTGACATAACATCACCGTGCGTTTAGTCTAGAGACCGCAATCAGGCGCAGGCGTCGTGGAGACAAAGAAAGCAACAGTGCAGAAACGGGGCAGAAAGAAAGCAACAGTTAGGAGTGTTTGCTGTACATGGAAGAGAATCTAAAGAAGGTCCTGCGGACTCCCGAGGTGTTGTTAATCGGCGTGAATGGAGTCGTCGGCGGGGGGATTTTTTTATTGCCTGGAACGGTCGCAAAATTGGCCGGCAATGGCGCCGTCTGGGCGTATCTCATTGCAGGTATCATCGCCATCTTGATTGGACTGTCCTTCGCTGAGGCGAGCAGTATGTTCACAAAAACCGGTGGCGCGATGGTCTATACAGAAGCAGCGATGGGGAAAACGGCTTCCTTCACTGTCGGCTGGATGAGTTGGCTGACCTATGTGGCAGGTTGGGCAGCCTTGTCAAACGGATTTTTCAGTTATCTCTTATCATTATTTCCGGGTCTTGCACCCTACCGGTCTGTTGTTATCATTGTGGTTATAGGACTACTTTGTATTCTTAATACATTTGGTGTGAAAAAGGGTTCAGGGACCATTGTCTTTTTTTCCATCGCGAAACTCATCCCGCTTCTGTTGCTCATCATCATTGGGCTTGGGCACTTCACCTCTTCGACCGCAACCGCATCCGGTCTAGGAGCAATGGGCGGACATTTCGGTCAGGCTGTACTGGTGCTCATCTTTGCCTATGGGGGCTTTGAAATGGCGGCCATTCCCACGGGTGAGATGGTCAACCCGCGAAAAACGGTGTCAGTGGCTGTGATTGGGACGCTGATTGGCGTCACATTGTTCTACATGTTGATTCAGGTGGCGGCTACACATCTAGATCCGGCGATTGCCACCGCCAAAGCACCACTAGCCAGCGCGGGTAAGGCAATGTTTGCCGGTGGGATGACCGTCATGACCATCGGTGCCGTTCTCTCTATTTTTGGCACGAAGAGCGGCGTTGCGCTCGCTGCCCCCCGGCAATTGTACGCACTCGGTCGGGACGGCGGATTGCCACAGGTCATCAGCGCCATCCATCCAAGTCAGCAGACCCCGGTCGTGGCCATTTGGGTGACTGGGATTGTCGTGATGATAGCAGCCACGACAGGCACATTCAGTTCCCTGGTTCTCCTGAATGTCGCGGCTCGTGTCTACGAATACCTCGCGGTTTGCGTGTCTGTCATCTTACTGCGTTTTACGGCCCGGGATTCGGAACGACCGTTTCGCTTGCCTTTTGGCATCGTCTTACCCTCGATTGCAGCGTTGCTCTGCGTCTGGTTGCTCGCGCAGGAGGGTGGAAAGCAGTTGGGGGCCGCACTTTTGGCGCTCATCATCGGCCTCATCTTGTATGCATTGACGCGACTATTCCTGACTCGTCAACCTGCCTAATCTTGGACGTCTTGATACAGACGCCCTGTGAAACACGGAACAAGGGACGTGACGTTTGTGAAGATTGTCATTGCGCCTGATTCATTCAAGGGAAGTCTGTCTGCTCCGGAGGTCTGTGAATGGGTGGCTCGTGCCCTTCTGGACACGATTCCCGACGCGGATGTCGTCTCCGTACCGATGGCAGACGGGGGCGAGGGTACACTCGAAGCGTTGGTTAAGGCAACGTTGGGTCGGACTGTACCCATTCGAGTGCCTGGTCCTCTGCGGGAAGAAGTAGACAGCAAATACGGTGTGCTCGGCGATGGGAAGACCGTGGTCATTGAGCTTGCCAATATCGCCGGCCTGCCGATGGTCCCTGAAGCCCAGCGCGATCCGTTTCAAACCTCGACACAAGGGGTTGGCACTGCCCTGCGCATGGCCATGGATGCGGGTTATCGCGACTTCATCGTTGGCATTGGCGGCAGCGCCACCAACGACGGAGGCATGGGATTTCTACACGCACTCGGCGCGACGTTTCTTGATGACACAGGACGCTCGGTTGCACCAATCGGAGGCGAGCTCAACCGTGTGCGGCAAGTCGACATGAGCTGCCTCGACAGCCGACTCCGTGATTGCCGAATCGCGGTGGCAAGCGACGTGGAAAACCCACTCTGTGGTCCTCGCGGAGCTTCTGCGGTGTTTGGACCCCAAAAGGGCGCTACACCCGAACAAGTGCGTGCACTCGACGATGGGCTTCACAACTTTGCGGGCCTTGTTGAATCGCATCTCCATCAATCCTTTCAACATCAACCCGGTGCCGGAGCTGCAGGGGGGATGGGTTTCGCCCTGTTGGCAATCGGCGCGAGTATCCAGTCAGGGGCTAGACTCGTGGCCGACGCCGCTCTTCTTAGCAATCACCTTACGGGGGCGGATTTTGTCATCACTGGTGAAGGCAGGACCGATGAACAGACGCTTTACGGAAAAGTGCCGTTTGTGGTGGCCCAGTTGGGACGACAATGCGGAGTGAAATCGATTCTTTTGTCAGGGAGCCTTGGTCACAATTTGGTACGCCGTCCCGAAACTTATGTAGCAAGAGAGCAATCAGATTCAACAGTTCAGGACACGGAAAACGAGATGTTTCGTCTCGAAGAGATGTTTATCAGTTTGCACTCGATTGTTTCCAGACCGATGTCGGTCGTTGAAGCTATGGAGGATGCAAAGTCGCTTTTGTATTTCTGCGCTCGAAATGTCGCTGCTCTATTAGCGCTTGCGAAAATTTGAGCATTACGCGCCTTCTCAGCGGTGATTGGGGTCTTCTTTGCGTCAAAAAGTGTTATAATGTCACCACTAATTATTGGATATGTGACGACGTTGTCGTGAACCACAATAATCACTTACTTTAATCACGTACTTTAATCACTTACTTAGAACGTGTGACTTACTTAGTTCGTAAATAGATCTTAGGGGTGCTTCAAATGGGAGAGTATCGGGTTCGTAAAGCAGTCATTCCTGCAGCTGGCCTCGGGACTAGGTTCTTGCCTGCCACCAAGGCGATGCCAAAAGAAATGTTGCCGATTGTTGACAAACCAACCATCCAGTACATCATCGAAGAGGCTGTCGAAGCAGGCATTGAGGACATCATTATCGTCACCGGTAAAGGTAAGCGAGCCATTGAAGACCATTTTGACAGTTCGGTTGAATTGGAAGAGTTGTTGCTCTCGAAGCAAAAATACGGATTGCTTGAGGATATCCGTTCCATTAGCGATCTCGCCAACATTCACTACATCCGCCAACCGCGCCCGCTAGGCCTTGGTCATGCTATTTGGTGTGCCCGGCGCTTCATCGGCGATGAGCCATTTGCAGTCTTACTCGGTGACGACATTGTCCGAAACGGTGCGCCAAGTCTACGCAAGATGACGGAGTTGTGCCAGGAAAGTCATGGTTCAATCCTTGGTGTACGCGATGTTCCTCTGGAACAGGTCTCACGCTATGGTATCGTGGCCGGCACGCCCTCAAAGAGTGGCACGATTCACGTGAACGATCTCGTTGAAAAACCCGCCCCGAAAGATGCCCCATCGACGATGGCCATCATCGGACGGTACGTCCTGACGCCTGAAATCTTTGATTACCTTGAGAAGGGGAAGATTGGTGTCGGTGGCGAGATTCAGTTGACGGATGCCCTTGTCGAACTCAACCAGGCCCAACCAATGCTTGCCTACCGGTACGGCGGTGACAGGTTCGACGTCGGTGAGAAATTCGGTTTCATCGAGGCTACACTCGAGTTCGCACTCGAAAAGCCCGAGTTGCGGGATCAGGTTCTGCAACTTATGGAAGACTTGCTGCACCGTACAAAGGTGACCCGGTAAAGGGTGACCAGGCAAGGTGACTAGGCAAAGTGGTCAGGCAATGTGGCCAGGCAAAGTGGTCAGGCAAGGTGACCAGACAAGGTGACCAGACAAGGTGACCAGATATGGTTCGGCAGCGCCCCGAAGGGGCGTTTCCTATATAACGAGCTGAGAACGCGCTATTCACTCTGCTCGGAACAGGTTCAATGGAAATAACGCGCTCAGGGCGCGTTATCAACTAAAACAGGTCAAAATAACGCGTTCACACGTGGTTATTGACTCAAGGTGCGAACATAGCGCTTCCACAGCGCGCTATTTCTTGCCGGCACTATAAATTCAATCGGAAATAACGCGCTCAGGGCGCGTTATTACAAATTACTGCGTAAAACCACGGCCATGTTCACGGGCGCTTACGCACCCACGGTGCGTAAGCAACGCTCAGGCAGGCGATTTGGCACTCCCTTACGTACCCACGGTGCGTAAGCACGGCTCAGGCAGGCGATTTGGCACTCCCTTACGTACCCACGGTGCGTAAGTACGGCTCAGACAGGCGATTTCTCACTCCCTTACGTACCCACGGTGCGTAAGCACGGCTAAGACAGGCGATTTCTCACTCCCTTACGCACCCACGGTGCGTAAGCACGGCTCAGACAGGCGATTTCTCACTCGCTTACGCACCCACGGTGCGTAAGTACGGCTCAGACAGGCGATTTCTCACTCGCTTACGCACCCACGGTGCGTAAGTACGGCTCAGACAGGCGATTTCTCACTCGCTTACGCACCCACGGTGCGTAAGCGAGTGCCAACGAGTTAATCGGCAGGTCTCTTCCAGCGTGTTATAAGATGAGGTGCCAGCGAACATTAGTGATTAGGTCAGCGGACGCGGTAGTGTCAGTGACCTGGCGGTGAGGCTGCGGCAAAACCGACGACTTGCACTAAAAATCTGAGGACCCGGGGTGACCCGGGTCCTTTCATTATGATATCCGCGCAATGATACCCACGTAATGATATCTACGTACCGTCATACCGCGTCATCAAAGTTTGGATTTAAAAAGCAGACGGAAAAGTGTGCCTAAGCAGTGTGCCCAAGCACACTTTTTTCGTTGATTCGGTTCAGAACTTCCATTCGTTTTTAACAGATTTTTCGGTGTCTTCCGTCTTGGGAAAGTTGGGTTGGGCGGCGTGGTTGATGTCCTGAACGCAACTCGTCCGCCTCGAATAGGATGTCCATAAATGTGGGGTGAAAGGAGCGATAGCGTGGGGTCATCTATAAAGGTGCTATTAATGACGGGCGGAAGCGGAACGCGGCTGTGGCCAAAAAGCCGTAACTCTGAGCCCAAGCAGTTCATGTCCCTTGGACAGAAGCCAACTCTCTTTCAACAGACGTTGCATCGTGTAAGGTCTCTGGTTCCAGAAACCTCTATATACGCGGTGACACCACCAGAGTACCTCCCACACATTCATCGTCAAGCACCTGAACTTCCAGTATCTCGCATCATTGTTGAACCGATGCAGCACAGCACAACAGCCTGTTTGGGATATGCCATGGCATGGCTGCAAGAGAGAGGACTGAGTCCTGAAGACGTGGTCGCGGTTCTTCCGACGGACGCCTATGTGGGGGACGACCCGAGTTATATCGATACTCTCAAACGCGCCATCGATGTTGCGATGGGGACGGATGGCATCGTTACGATTGGCATCCAACCGGACTATCCAGCTACAGGATACGGCTACATCCAATGTGACGTTCAGCAAGACACCGACCATGACGGTGAGGGCACACCGGGTGGGGGCACCACAGATGAACGAAACAAAGCCGACGTTTCGAGCGAAGGAAACAAAGCCGACGTTTCGAGCGAAGGACACAAAGCCGATGATTTGGGCGAAGGAAACACAGACGACGGTCCGAGCAAAGCAAACAAAGCCGGCGTTTCAGACAACGGTTCGTTTCACAAAATGATGCGTCCATCAATGGCCAGCAGGGAACTGGGCGCTTACGCAGGCCATCGAGATGCACCGATACGCGTCAGCAAGTTTGTCGAGAAGCCGGAGTATGACGAGGCGGAGGAGTACCTTCGCCAGGGCGGGTATTTCTGGAATGCGGGGATGTTTGTCTGGAAGGCAGCGACGATTTGGGAGCTGTTTGCCAGCTTGTTGCCTGCCGAGTACCAAAAGCTTAAGCAAATTGGAGCCAAGTTAAGGTCCATCTCTTCGAACGCACAGGGGGGGCGGGCACGTGTTCCACACGGGTCCACGTGGGGAGCGCGAGGGCTTGTCTCTCCGGACCGGAGTCAAACCCCACGTCCAAACCTGCATTCAGACTTGCATTCAGACTTGCATTCAGACTTGCATTCAGACTTGCATTCAGACTTGCATTCAGACTTGCATTCAGACTTGCATTCAGACTTGCATTCAGACTTGCATTCAGACTTGCATTCAGACTTACATCTAGACTTGCGTCCAAACTTGCATTCAGACCGGCGTCCAAACGTGGACACAGGTTTGAATCACGACTTGCACCAAAAACGGAGTAAAGCCAATGGCGCCAGGGCTGCCGCGACGAAAGCAAAGTACCCAAAAGTGCGCAAGAGCAGGCCTTTGGGCACAGACGTCGTTAACGAAGAGACTGACGGGTCTACCACAGATCTTAACTTCGAACGGCTTCGGCGGACACCAGAGTGGCAAGCCATCAAGGATATCTATGTTGAGTTTCCACAGCAATCTTTTGAGTTCTCGATTGTCGAGAACGCACCGGAAATTTACATGGTACCGGGAAGGTTCCCATGGACGGATCTCGGAACGTGGTCGGTTTTTCTCGACAAGCTCGGGTCGGATTCCCCCAACAAACACGTTGTCTCGATGGACGCAAAAGGGTGCCAGGTAGATAGCCAGCACGGACTTGTCGGCCTCCTTGGCGTGCAAGACCTGATTGTAGTGAACACCGAAGATGTCGTCTTTATTTGCCATCGCGGCAGAGACCAGGACGTTAAGAAGTTCCGTGAGTTGCTCAAAGAGCTTGGGTACGAAGACTATCTCTAAGCCAATTCAATCAAGGTTGCTAGCCTTTGGGGAAGATATC
The Alicyclobacillus curvatus genome window above contains:
- a CDS encoding AEC family transporter, which gives rise to MTHYLSTMSTVVVPIIIVCVIGIVMQRIRPVETASLASISLFVLAPALVIVVLSDSHLNGQNVIQIALFTLLQGAMTWLVAKFTAKLFRMKGSSESALALTTMFSNSNNYGLPVLLLAYGHTGLVNGATYVIGQIIIVNTVGLYVASRSQVSPKDAFAQVMKAPLIYAVIVGVVLYFAHLHLPSSIGNGLSLLSNAYPGLVLLILGMQLGRIKSWIVRSKEVWIAVVLRVAIVPLLSEAAILILHIHGILAAILLVQSSMPAAVNAIILASKYGSDEEMVTLTVALTTIISFVTLPALIALA
- a CDS encoding glutamate-5-semialdehyde dehydrogenase, producing the protein MKDLEQAAGLREHVYAKLYAAKASSTVLGLAPAQTKNAALEQMAQALWRNRETILVANQQDVFEAQAQDATDARVDRLRLTEERIMQMMEGLRQLIQQADPVGDVLETTRRPNGLEISKIRVPMGVIAMVYEARPNVTVDAAGLAIKTGNAIVLRGGREALQSNRALVAALHEALAAAHLPVDALQLIERMEHEAVDILIKARGLVNLAIPRGGAGLIQRVVEGARVPVIETGVGNCHVYVDAAADVDKAIPIVQNAKVQRPSVCNAMETLLVHEAVASAFLPPMVERLLADGVRIHACPRTLAVLRQTGVMPATLGASASADGENQTGSQAGSQAGTQAGTQAGTQAGTQAGAGIRIIASITEASEVDFETEYLALDVAVKMVDNLDEAMSHIARYGTEHSEVIVTEDPEAANLFLSTVDAAVVYHNASTRFTDGFEFGYGAEIGISTQKLHARGPMGLRELTTYKFVVRGDGQVRE
- a CDS encoding amino acid permease, which translates into the protein MEENLKKVLRTPEVLLIGVNGVVGGGIFLLPGTVAKLAGNGAVWAYLIAGIIAILIGLSFAEASSMFTKTGGAMVYTEAAMGKTASFTVGWMSWLTYVAGWAALSNGFFSYLLSLFPGLAPYRSVVIIVVIGLLCILNTFGVKKGSGTIVFFSIAKLIPLLLLIIIGLGHFTSSTATASGLGAMGGHFGQAVLVLIFAYGGFEMAAIPTGEMVNPRKTVSVAVIGTLIGVTLFYMLIQVAATHLDPAIATAKAPLASAGKAMFAGGMTVMTIGAVLSIFGTKSGVALAAPRQLYALGRDGGLPQVISAIHPSQQTPVVAIWVTGIVVMIAATTGTFSSLVLLNVAARVYEYLAVCVSVILLRFTARDSERPFRLPFGIVLPSIAALLCVWLLAQEGGKQLGAALLALIIGLILYALTRLFLTRQPA
- a CDS encoding glycerate kinase, translating into MKIVIAPDSFKGSLSAPEVCEWVARALLDTIPDADVVSVPMADGGEGTLEALVKATLGRTVPIRVPGPLREEVDSKYGVLGDGKTVVIELANIAGLPMVPEAQRDPFQTSTQGVGTALRMAMDAGYRDFIVGIGGSATNDGGMGFLHALGATFLDDTGRSVAPIGGELNRVRQVDMSCLDSRLRDCRIAVASDVENPLCGPRGASAVFGPQKGATPEQVRALDDGLHNFAGLVESHLHQSFQHQPGAGAAGGMGFALLAIGASIQSGARLVADAALLSNHLTGADFVITGEGRTDEQTLYGKVPFVVAQLGRQCGVKSILLSGSLGHNLVRRPETYVAREQSDSTVQDTENEMFRLEEMFISLHSIVSRPMSVVEAMEDAKSLLYFCARNVAALLALAKI
- the galU gene encoding UTP--glucose-1-phosphate uridylyltransferase GalU, giving the protein MGEYRVRKAVIPAAGLGTRFLPATKAMPKEMLPIVDKPTIQYIIEEAVEAGIEDIIIVTGKGKRAIEDHFDSSVELEELLLSKQKYGLLEDIRSISDLANIHYIRQPRPLGLGHAIWCARRFIGDEPFAVLLGDDIVRNGAPSLRKMTELCQESHGSILGVRDVPLEQVSRYGIVAGTPSKSGTIHVNDLVEKPAPKDAPSTMAIIGRYVLTPEIFDYLEKGKIGVGGEIQLTDALVELNQAQPMLAYRYGGDRFDVGEKFGFIEATLEFALEKPELRDQVLQLMEDLLHRTKVTR
- the proB gene encoding glutamate 5-kinase — translated: MVVKIGSSSITDEDGRLSVEKLERIVRQIAVIQTSGMWQVVLVSSGAVAAGLGKLGWRRWNITMPEKQAAASVGQGLLMHTYEQLFHSHGIAIGQVLLTKSDIEDRSRFVHVRNTLMTLLRHGIVPVVNENDTVAVDEIRFGDNDTLAGLVALVTEAEELILLTDIDGLYTGNPSTDPSAVRLSDVFEITREMEGWASGAGSSVGTGGMRTKIAAAKIAVAGGCNVVVAAAAEAEVLQKIVAGQHASIGTRFHAKSVPVSLRKAWLMHGSRSEGKVSIDAGAVQALTENAASLLLPGVTGVAGEFREGATVDLVGPDGEMVARGIVSFAARDLHLLLARQQSGEKLHDLQEVVHRNDMAFQA